In the genome of Pseudomonas bubulae, one region contains:
- a CDS encoding lysoplasmalogenase — MAWLILAIMGAVTYLYGVSTHAMVLCLLTKPVPLLALLGWLHSGPVSPYRHWISIGLGFSLLGDILLAWPQDLFVFGLGAFLFAHLAYLKAYLVDCRRAAVPALILALLAGGSLLSVMASQGLGDLLVPVGVYALAISAMLWRALARLGSGVPKHSAWLAAAGALAFVVSDSLIGIDRFVQPFSAAPYLIILSYWLGQWGIAASVFSQGKR, encoded by the coding sequence ATGGCGTGGCTGATCCTTGCGATCATGGGAGCTGTCACCTACCTCTATGGCGTCAGCACGCACGCCATGGTGCTGTGCCTGCTGACCAAGCCCGTACCTCTACTGGCATTGCTCGGCTGGCTGCACAGCGGGCCTGTCAGCCCCTATCGACACTGGATCAGCATAGGCCTGGGGTTTTCCCTGCTGGGCGACATTCTGCTGGCCTGGCCACAGGACCTGTTTGTATTTGGCCTTGGGGCGTTTTTGTTTGCCCACCTGGCCTATCTCAAGGCCTACCTGGTGGACTGCCGCCGCGCAGCCGTGCCGGCCTTGATCCTGGCACTGCTTGCCGGTGGCAGCTTGTTGAGTGTCATGGCCAGCCAGGGCCTGGGCGATTTGCTGGTGCCCGTGGGCGTCTACGCCCTGGCCATCAGCGCCATGCTCTGGCGCGCCCTCGCCCGCCTCGGCAGCGGCGTACCGAAACACTCGGCCTGGCTGGCAGCCGCCGGGGCGCTGGCGTTTGTGGTCTCGGACAGCCTGATCGGCATCGATCGCTTTGTGCAACCGTTCAGCGCCGCGCCCTACCTGATCATCCTCAGTTACTGGCTGGGCCAGTGGGGCATTGCCGCCTCGGTGTTTTCCCAGGGCAAACGCTGA
- a CDS encoding protease inhibitor I42 family protein: MPPVRLIPLLGLSLLTACAQQPAHNVTLEDQSDCPQQLHVGQQLILSLPSNPTTGYRWAIQDSAGGVLRSLGPEVYTSSDNGQLLGSGGQSTWRFQVFAPGSGRLRLTSQQPWEPEAEPAQVFDCPITVN; encoded by the coding sequence ATGCCCCCTGTACGCCTTATCCCCCTGCTTGGCCTCAGCCTGCTGACGGCCTGTGCCCAACAGCCTGCACACAACGTTACGCTCGAAGATCAAAGCGACTGCCCCCAGCAACTGCATGTGGGCCAGCAACTGATCCTGTCGTTGCCGAGCAACCCCACCACCGGCTACCGCTGGGCTATCCAGGACTCCGCAGGCGGCGTGCTGCGCAGCCTCGGCCCGGAGGTCTACACCAGCAGCGATAATGGCCAGTTGCTGGGCAGCGGTGGTCAATCGACATGGCGCTTTCAGGTATTTGCCCCTGGCAGCGGGCGCCTGCGCCTGACCTCTCAGCAACCGTGGGAACCCGAAGCCGAACCCGCGCAGGTGTTCGACTGCCCGATTACGGTGAACTGA
- the lon gene encoding endopeptidase La: MSDQQEFPDNTTEYTDVEHTESEHHPHSGGTELALPEQNLPDKVYIIPIHNRPFFPAQVLPVIVNEEPWAETLELVSKSPHHSLALFFVDTPPDDPRHFDTKSLPEYGTLVKVHHASRENGKLQFVAQGLSRVRISMWLKHHRPPYLVEVEYPQQPKEPTDEVKAYGMALINAIKELLPLNPLYSEELKNYLNRFSPNDPSPLTDFAAALTSATGNELQQVLDCVPMLKRMEKVLPMLRKEVEVARLQKEISAEVNLKIGEHQREFFLKEQLKVIQQELGLTKDDRSADIEQFKQRLEGKTLPAQAQKRIDDEINKLSILETGSPEYAVTRNYLDWASSVPWGVLGEDKLDLKHARKVLDAHHAGLDDIKDRILEFLAVGAYKGSVSGSIVLLVGPPGVGKTSIGKSIAESLGRPFYRFSVGGMRDEAEIKGHRRTYIGAQPGKLVQALKDVEVMNPVIMLDEIDKMGQSFQGDPASALLETLDPEQNVDFLDHYLDLRLDLSKVLFVCTANTLDSIPGPLLDRMEVIRLSGYITEEKVAIAKRHLWPKQLEKAGVAKDKLSISDSALRAVIDGYAREAGVRQLEKQLGKLVRKAVVKLLADRKAVIKIGPKDLEASLGMPVFRNEQVISGTGVITGLAWTSMGGATLPIEATRIHTLNRGFKLTGQLGEVMKESAEIAYSYISSNLKQFGGDPKFFDEAFVHLHVPEGATPKDGPSAGVTMASALLSLARNQPPKKGIAMTGELTLTGHVLPIGGVREKVIAARRQKINELILPEPNRGHFEELPDYLKEGITVHFAKRFTDVAKVLF, from the coding sequence ATGAGCGACCAGCAAGAGTTTCCGGACAACACCACTGAGTACACCGATGTAGAACACACTGAATCCGAACACCATCCACATTCTGGAGGGACTGAATTGGCATTGCCGGAGCAGAATCTGCCGGACAAGGTTTACATCATTCCGATTCACAATCGGCCGTTCTTCCCGGCACAAGTGCTGCCGGTCATCGTCAATGAAGAACCCTGGGCCGAGACCCTGGAACTGGTCAGCAAATCCCCCCATCACTCCCTGGCGCTGTTTTTTGTCGACACGCCCCCTGATGACCCTCGCCACTTCGACACCAAAAGCCTGCCGGAATACGGCACCCTGGTGAAGGTGCATCACGCCAGCCGCGAAAACGGCAAGTTGCAGTTTGTGGCCCAGGGCCTGAGCCGCGTGCGTATCAGCATGTGGCTCAAGCATCACCGTCCGCCGTATCTGGTTGAGGTCGAGTACCCGCAGCAGCCCAAGGAGCCCACCGACGAGGTGAAGGCCTACGGCATGGCGCTGATCAATGCGATCAAGGAGCTGCTGCCGCTCAACCCGCTGTACAGCGAAGAGCTGAAAAACTACCTCAATCGTTTTAGCCCGAATGATCCGTCGCCGCTGACCGATTTCGCAGCGGCCCTGACGTCTGCCACCGGCAACGAGCTGCAACAGGTGCTCGATTGCGTGCCGATGCTCAAACGCATGGAAAAAGTGCTGCCCATGCTGCGCAAGGAGGTCGAGGTAGCGCGGCTGCAAAAAGAGATTTCAGCCGAAGTTAACCTTAAGATCGGCGAACATCAGCGCGAATTCTTCCTCAAGGAACAGCTCAAGGTCATCCAGCAGGAGCTCGGGCTGACCAAGGATGATCGCAGCGCCGATATCGAACAGTTCAAGCAGCGCCTTGAAGGCAAGACCCTGCCGGCCCAGGCGCAAAAGCGCATTGATGACGAGATCAACAAACTGTCGATCCTGGAAACCGGGTCGCCGGAATACGCCGTGACCCGTAACTACCTGGACTGGGCGTCGTCGGTGCCCTGGGGCGTGCTGGGTGAAGACAAACTCGACCTCAAGCACGCCCGCAAGGTGCTCGACGCCCATCATGCCGGCCTTGATGACATCAAGGATCGCATCCTCGAATTCCTCGCCGTCGGAGCCTACAAAGGCTCGGTCAGCGGTTCGATCGTACTGCTGGTCGGCCCCCCGGGCGTGGGCAAAACCAGTATCGGCAAGTCGATCGCCGAGTCCCTGGGCCGCCCGTTCTACCGTTTCAGCGTCGGCGGCATGCGCGACGAGGCCGAGATCAAGGGCCATCGCCGCACCTACATTGGCGCCCAGCCGGGCAAACTGGTGCAGGCACTGAAAGATGTTGAAGTAATGAACCCGGTGATCATGCTCGACGAAATCGACAAGATGGGCCAGAGCTTCCAGGGCGACCCCGCTTCGGCGTTGCTGGAAACCCTCGACCCGGAACAGAACGTCGACTTCCTCGACCATTACCTCGACCTGCGCCTCGATCTGTCCAAAGTGCTGTTTGTATGTACCGCCAACACCCTGGACTCGATCCCCGGCCCGTTGCTCGATCGTATGGAAGTGATTCGCCTCTCGGGTTACATCACGGAAGAGAAAGTCGCGATCGCCAAGCGTCACCTATGGCCAAAACAGCTCGAAAAAGCTGGCGTGGCCAAAGACAAACTGAGCATCAGCGACAGCGCCCTGCGCGCGGTGATTGACGGTTATGCCCGCGAAGCCGGGGTGCGCCAGCTGGAAAAACAACTGGGCAAACTGGTACGCAAGGCCGTGGTCAAGCTGCTGGCAGACCGCAAAGCCGTGATCAAGATCGGCCCCAAAGACCTTGAAGCTTCACTGGGCATGCCGGTGTTCCGTAACGAACAGGTCATCAGCGGTACCGGGGTGATTACCGGCCTGGCCTGGACCAGCATGGGCGGAGCGACGCTGCCGATCGAGGCAACACGCATTCACACCCTCAATCGCGGCTTCAAGCTGACCGGGCAACTGGGTGAAGTGATGAAAGAGTCGGCTGAAATCGCCTACAGCTACATCAGCTCAAACCTGAAGCAATTTGGCGGCGATCCGAAGTTCTTCGATGAAGCTTTTGTCCACCTGCATGTGCCTGAAGGGGCCACGCCCAAAGATGGCCCTAGCGCAGGCGTGACCATGGCCAGTGCCCTGCTGTCGCTGGCTCGCAATCAGCCGCCGAAAAAAGGCATCGCCATGACCGGCGAATTGACCCTGACCGGGCATGTGTTGCCGATTGGCGGCGTGCGCGAAAAAGTAATTGCGGCGCGCAGGCAAAAAATCAACGAACTGATTCTGCCCGAACCGAACCGCGGGCATTTCGAAGAGCTGCCCGATTATCTGAAGGAAGGCATCACCGTACACTTTGCCAAGCGCTTTACCGATGTGGCCAAGGTGCTGTTTTAA